The following are from one region of the Sulfurimicrobium lacus genome:
- the moaA gene encoding GTP 3',8-cyclase MoaA, whose translation MLYDRHGRRIEYLRLSVTDRCDLRCAYCMPEGFKGYEEPANWLNFDEIERVVGAFGRLGVRRIRVTGGEPLLRRNLPDLACRLAALPGIEDLSLSTNATQLARHAQALRKAGISRLNVSLDSLDPVRFAAITKRDALAFVLDGLRAAREEGFGPIKINMVVMPGVSDDEIDAMVAYCGEQGFVLRLIETMPVGQTGRNTGFIPLGPIRERLRARFGLVDGIVPGGGPAKYLVSPDRRFQIGFITPMSQHFCETCNRVRLGVDGTLYPCLGDNDSVNLGTLLRAGCSDAQLQSALLEGIGRKPFKHEFGEDPAKVIRFMSSTGG comes from the coding sequence ATGTTGTATGACAGACACGGACGTCGAATCGAATACCTGCGGCTGTCCGTTACCGACCGCTGCGATTTGCGCTGCGCCTACTGCATGCCGGAGGGATTCAAGGGTTACGAGGAGCCGGCTAACTGGCTGAACTTCGACGAAATCGAGCGCGTGGTGGGGGCGTTTGGCCGCCTGGGCGTGCGGCGCATCCGGGTAACCGGCGGCGAGCCGCTGTTGCGCCGCAACCTTCCGGATCTGGCCTGTCGTCTTGCCGCACTGCCCGGCATCGAGGACTTGTCGCTTTCCACCAATGCCACTCAGTTGGCCAGACACGCCCAGGCGCTGCGCAAAGCCGGCATTAGCAGGCTCAACGTCAGCCTCGACTCGCTCGACCCGGTCCGCTTCGCCGCAATCACCAAACGAGATGCTCTCGCGTTCGTGCTGGATGGCCTGAGGGCCGCAAGGGAGGAGGGTTTTGGCCCGATCAAGATCAACATGGTGGTGATGCCGGGGGTTAGCGACGACGAAATCGACGCCATGGTAGCCTACTGCGGCGAACAGGGGTTCGTGTTGCGCCTGATCGAAACCATGCCGGTCGGGCAAACGGGCAGAAACACAGGATTCATCCCGCTTGGCCCGATCCGGGAACGCCTGCGCGCGCGTTTTGGCCTGGTGGACGGCATCGTACCCGGAGGTGGGCCAGCCAAGTACCTGGTGTCCCCGGATCGGCGATTCCAGATCGGTTTCATTACGCCCATGTCCCAGCATTTCTGCGAAACCTGCAATCGCGTGCGTCTGGGTGTGGACGGAACCCTTTATCCTTGTCTTGGCGACAACGACAGTGTGAATTTGGGAACCCTGCTGCGCGCCGGATGCAGCGACGCGCAACTGCAATCCGCGCTGCTCGAAGGCATCGGGCGCAAGCCTTTCAAACACGAATTCGGCGAAGACCCAGCCAAGGTCATACGCTTCATGTCATCGACCGGAGGTTAG
- a CDS encoding DUF309 domain-containing protein, with amino-acid sequence MNHEFAWDELELLWNANNFGAVHDWLGERWNYQIQTRPAGHEDPDAQFLQGLAFAALAFYFTQNHNQDGAALLAEDGLARLARFLPVYRGLEVAPVLETLHTLRPLLEGLEHEADCPMQPFVFNKLAYQVIN; translated from the coding sequence ATGAATCACGAATTCGCCTGGGACGAACTGGAGCTGCTGTGGAACGCCAACAACTTCGGCGCTGTCCACGACTGGCTGGGCGAGCGCTGGAACTACCAGATCCAGACCCGGCCGGCCGGGCACGAGGACCCCGATGCGCAATTTCTGCAGGGCCTCGCATTCGCCGCGCTGGCGTTCTATTTCACCCAGAACCACAATCAGGACGGCGCGGCGCTGCTCGCCGAAGATGGCTTGGCGCGGCTGGCGCGGTTCCTGCCGGTATACCGGGGGCTGGAAGTGGCGCCGGTGCTGGAAACCCTGCACACCCTGCGGCCGCTGCTGGAAGGGCTGGAGCACGAGGCCGACTGCCCCATGCAGCCCTTCGTTTTCAACAAACTGGCATACCAGGTGATCAATTGA
- the nrfD gene encoding NrfD/PsrC family molybdoenzyme membrane anchor subunit, whose product MGDFNIFHHMPWSSTYSIYFFTIGISAALFFMSTLSWYREEFKTLRSSAFYLSFVLLAVSGLLLIGDLSKPARFLNIMNPAYLNFTSPLAWGGLNLLSFGAVSVAYFFMMRKNDEGLSRKLAVLGSLLALGLPIYTGFDLTVHQNRPVWNTPLMPILFVALSLVSGAAVASFLAGTNEKLLVMLRRFMLWSAGAVAAMLISLLGTTAYGGTGQELTFMFMTSGALGGIFIGVGILLGTAAPILLLLAPFGRQQGGVMLAALLLLVGGMALRYSILVGGQIVQTYF is encoded by the coding sequence ATGGGTGACTTCAATATTTTCCATCACATGCCGTGGTCGAGTACCTATTCGATTTACTTCTTCACCATCGGCATTTCGGCGGCGCTGTTCTTCATGTCCACGCTGTCCTGGTACCGCGAGGAATTCAAGACCCTGCGTTCCAGCGCATTCTATCTCTCGTTCGTGCTGCTGGCGGTGAGCGGCTTGCTGCTGATCGGTGACCTGTCGAAACCGGCGCGTTTCCTGAATATCATGAATCCGGCCTACCTCAACTTCACCTCGCCATTGGCCTGGGGCGGGCTCAACCTGCTCTCGTTCGGCGCGGTGTCGGTGGCTTACTTCTTCATGATGCGCAAGAACGACGAAGGCTTGAGCCGCAAGCTGGCGGTGCTGGGTTCGCTGCTGGCTTTGGGCCTGCCGATCTACACCGGCTTCGACCTCACCGTGCACCAGAATCGCCCGGTGTGGAACACGCCGCTGATGCCGATCCTGTTTGTCGCCCTGTCGCTGGTATCCGGAGCTGCGGTGGCGTCTTTCCTGGCTGGGACGAATGAAAAACTGCTCGTCATGCTGCGTCGCTTCATGCTGTGGTCTGCCGGCGCGGTGGCCGCCATGCTCATCTCGCTGCTGGGTACCACCGCCTATGGCGGCACCGGCCAGGAACTGACTTTCATGTTCATGACCAGCGGCGCACTGGGCGGCATCTTCATCGGGGTCGGCATCCTGCTCGGCACCGCCGCGCCCATCCTGCTCCTGCTCGCGCCGTTCGGGCGCCAGCAGGGGGGTGTGATGCTTGCCGCCCTGCTGTTGCTGGTGGGTGGCATGGCCTTGCGCTACTCGATCCTGGTCGGCGGCCAGATCGTGCAGACCTATTTCTAA
- a CDS encoding porin yields MSGIKKTQVLGMKQLVVAMAVGATLGTPVWALDLSVYGVGHMSADSINNGSSSSDYLHSNSSRLGFKGSHDLGNGLAVLFQYESGVDLTGNGTGDGNGGANSNGQIFTRARDSFVGLKGGFGTVMLGRLPALNQWLYDYNLFGDQVGDLGNICGGDGLPGRADHAAYYRTPDFGGFSLGLTYVPNQGGTNAKSYIAKGDYVKGGLKLGAAYGNFGSGVAGTPDHKTDAITASYDFGAFNVGGGWQRETAIGGVSNADRNKYTLGAAAKVGSSGTVKVQYASAGNLNNTPDSGAKQWAVGYDHAWDKSTTLYVAYAKTRNDTGASYSAFDWGHGDQGVPGIAGSPSAISVGVVYKFDVGLWPR; encoded by the coding sequence ATGTCCGGTATCAAAAAAACTCAAGTTTTGGGTATGAAGCAACTGGTCGTTGCAATGGCAGTGGGCGCGACACTTGGCACGCCCGTATGGGCGCTGGATCTGTCGGTCTACGGTGTCGGCCACATGTCCGCTGACAGCATTAACAATGGCTCCAGCTCAAGCGACTACCTTCACAGCAACTCATCTCGTCTCGGTTTCAAGGGCAGTCATGACCTAGGCAATGGACTCGCCGTTCTTTTCCAATACGAATCAGGCGTGGATCTCACCGGCAATGGCACAGGTGACGGCAACGGCGGCGCCAACTCCAACGGGCAGATTTTCACCCGTGCCCGCGACTCGTTCGTCGGGTTGAAGGGCGGCTTTGGCACTGTTATGCTGGGCCGTCTGCCTGCATTAAACCAGTGGCTCTACGACTACAACCTGTTTGGCGATCAAGTGGGTGATTTGGGCAACATCTGCGGCGGCGACGGCCTGCCGGGCCGCGCTGATCATGCCGCGTACTACCGCACGCCCGACTTTGGCGGCTTTTCCCTCGGGTTGACCTATGTGCCGAACCAGGGCGGCACCAACGCCAAATCCTACATCGCCAAGGGCGACTACGTGAAAGGTGGGCTCAAGCTGGGGGCTGCCTACGGTAACTTCGGCTCAGGAGTGGCGGGCACACCCGACCACAAAACCGACGCCATTACGGCGAGCTACGATTTCGGCGCGTTCAATGTGGGTGGGGGCTGGCAGCGGGAAACTGCCATCGGGGGCGTGTCGAACGCAGACCGCAACAAGTACACGCTGGGCGCTGCTGCAAAAGTGGGGAGCAGCGGGACGGTCAAGGTGCAGTATGCCAGCGCGGGTAACCTGAACAACACGCCTGACAGTGGCGCCAAGCAGTGGGCGGTGGGCTATGACCATGCTTGGGACAAGAGCACTACGCTTTATGTCGCCTATGCCAAGACCAGGAACGACACGGGCGCGTCTTACAGCGCGTTTGATTGGGGCCATGGAGACCAGGGCGTGCCAGGAATAGCAGGTAGCCCCTCGGCGATCTCGGTCGGCGTGGTTTACAAGTTCGACGTGGGCCTCTGGCCACGCTGA
- the moaD gene encoding molybdopterin converting factor subunit 1: MAIKLLYFASLRDALGLSEEKTALPGSVVTVAELRAHLASRGGEWSRLVTNNALRCAVNQEMASSALPINDGDEVAFFPPVTGG; this comes from the coding sequence ATGGCCATTAAACTTTTGTATTTTGCCTCGCTGCGCGACGCGCTGGGGCTATCCGAGGAAAAAACCGCGCTGCCGGGCTCGGTCGTGACGGTCGCCGAACTTCGCGCCCACCTGGCATCCCGCGGTGGCGAATGGTCCCGGCTGGTCACGAACAATGCCCTGCGCTGCGCGGTGAACCAGGAAATGGCGTCGTCCGCGCTGCCGATCAACGATGGCGACGAGGTGGCCTTTTTTCCACCGGTCACCGGCGGTTAA
- a CDS encoding TorD/DmsD family molecular chaperone translates to MEDSLSPLELRARAGYYQLLAGAFVEEPGGAYLAALRAPQALAELAELGLHFDADFTDVPLGELQDVLACEYATLFTTAGGCPPVESSRLTGRFQQEPYHEVKAIYQRCGFELQPGRFAVFEDQLGIELSFVAALLERLAEALEGDDATAAGPLEKEIKRFWAIHLGRWVRGYSTLLERVTEHSFYREIARLLRDFAEAELALLKVRVDDVDGGREVVPKSEIQVLFNPNEPVCGGCEHGKDEKRAIA, encoded by the coding sequence ATGGAAGACAGCCTATCCCCTCTGGAATTGCGCGCCCGCGCCGGTTACTACCAGTTACTGGCGGGCGCATTCGTCGAGGAGCCGGGCGGCGCTTACCTGGCCGCCCTGCGTGCGCCGCAGGCGCTGGCTGAACTGGCCGAACTCGGCTTGCATTTCGACGCGGACTTTACCGATGTTCCCTTGGGCGAGCTTCAGGATGTTTTGGCTTGCGAATATGCCACCCTCTTTACCACCGCCGGCGGGTGCCCGCCGGTGGAGTCGTCGCGCCTCACCGGGCGTTTTCAACAGGAGCCTTATCACGAGGTGAAGGCGATCTACCAGCGTTGCGGTTTCGAGCTGCAACCGGGCCGTTTCGCCGTGTTCGAGGACCAACTCGGGATCGAGTTGTCCTTCGTCGCGGCCCTGCTGGAGCGGCTGGCGGAGGCGCTGGAGGGCGACGACGCAACTGCCGCCGGGCCGCTGGAAAAGGAAATCAAACGTTTCTGGGCCATTCATCTGGGGCGCTGGGTGCGCGGCTACTCGACGCTGCTGGAGCGTGTGACGGAGCACTCCTTCTACCGCGAGATCGCCCGCCTGTTGCGCGATTTTGCCGAGGCGGAGCTGGCGCTACTGAAAGTGCGGGTGGACGATGTCGACGGCGGCCGGGAAGTGGTGCCGAAAAGCGAAATCCAGGTCCTGTTCAATCCCAACGAGCCGGTGTGCGGCGGCTGCGAGCACGGCAAAGACGAAAAAAGGGCCATCGCATGA
- a CDS encoding molybdopterin-dependent oxidoreductase, with translation MDMLNFKISRRTFLQASAATTAAAAASPKLLKAMEVELGGKDFSPVNYTERKAIPITCHVCNIQDGAMAYVENGRIVKLEGNPEHVSTRGRLCAKGNSGMWYSYDPDRILYPLKRVGKRGEGKWKRITWDEALTEIAQKLDAALKEDPNTIMLKYGRNRSGGVIDRFMNTLGSATVMNHTSVCESSKKIGMEPTWGPDIETPDFANAKYILNFGSNLMEAAYFHNPYSQRLADGMADNKAKLVTFDVRLSNTAGRSDEWIPVFPGTDGAVALALGHVILRDDLQDSDFIETWTNVTVAELKAHYQQFTPEWASKLSGVPVETIERIAREFATTKPATTYTYRGPAKHLYGSYNEKATMMLPIMTGNIEVRGGYCMPRGMGWPQPQPEPPKPAKHSWIADHPDYPLAHHKVSHLTPFWIAEGKQKINVYFSYQDNAVYTNPGSDAVWGKLYRDEKLIPFYVSMSPFMGEETALADIILPDCPYLERWEPESMPNSLWPWLGIRQPVIKSLGESRENRIMMRDIIHKLDPDGKRGMKQYWNFKDGEDYMRQHFDNVPGLKEVGGLDFLKKHGVFPIYGKLDPGTGKIVDKTGREIQPEYGLHKKELSSADMTGAVVEKGGAIVKNGKTIGVQRKGKNYAGFPTKNRIINVRVDEWADFGFNPMPTFKQIPWHKEMKDDEMILTTYKINVHKQSRTAAVKWLAEIMHSNPVWMNTETGKKLGIKTGDLVRVESKVGHMVTKAYVFEGIHPKVVAIPTAFGHWAYGRLAQLKLKSEKGGAWGAQDDPDLNNVWWEDKGVHPNQIIPVVVDPIGGSQGWFDTVVKVTKAGPNDKYGDVQASWDKHVEAYKETMRYAYTGDLHRKMHPEMASWGGPESVRHKEGGGH, from the coding sequence ATGGACATGTTGAATTTCAAGATTTCGCGCCGCACCTTCCTCCAGGCCAGCGCCGCTACCACGGCCGCGGCGGCGGCTTCACCCAAGTTGCTCAAGGCAATGGAAGTTGAATTGGGCGGCAAGGATTTCAGCCCGGTGAATTACACCGAACGCAAGGCGATCCCCATTACTTGCCACGTCTGCAACATCCAGGACGGTGCCATGGCTTACGTGGAGAACGGCCGCATCGTCAAGCTGGAAGGCAACCCGGAGCACGTCTCCACGCGCGGCCGGCTGTGCGCCAAGGGTAATTCTGGTATGTGGTACAGCTATGACCCGGACCGCATCCTCTACCCGCTGAAGCGCGTCGGTAAACGCGGCGAGGGCAAGTGGAAGCGCATCACCTGGGACGAGGCGCTGACCGAGATTGCGCAGAAGCTGGATGCGGCGCTCAAGGAAGACCCCAACACCATCATGCTGAAGTACGGTCGCAACCGCTCCGGCGGCGTCATCGACCGTTTCATGAATACCCTGGGCTCGGCTACCGTCATGAACCACACTTCGGTGTGCGAGTCCTCCAAGAAGATCGGCATGGAGCCCACCTGGGGACCGGACATCGAAACTCCGGACTTCGCCAACGCCAAATACATCCTCAACTTCGGTTCCAATCTCATGGAAGCGGCCTATTTCCACAACCCGTACTCGCAGCGCCTGGCCGACGGCATGGCCGACAACAAGGCCAAACTCGTCACTTTCGACGTGCGGCTGTCCAACACAGCCGGCCGCTCGGACGAGTGGATCCCGGTGTTTCCCGGCACCGACGGGGCGGTGGCGCTCGCCCTTGGGCACGTCATCCTGCGTGACGACCTGCAGGACAGCGATTTCATCGAAACCTGGACCAATGTCACGGTGGCGGAACTGAAGGCGCATTACCAGCAATTCACGCCGGAATGGGCCTCCAAGCTGTCTGGCGTGCCGGTGGAAACGATCGAGCGCATCGCGCGCGAGTTCGCCACCACCAAGCCCGCGACGACTTACACCTACCGCGGCCCGGCCAAGCACCTGTATGGCTCCTATAACGAGAAAGCCACCATGATGCTGCCGATCATGACCGGCAATATCGAGGTGCGCGGCGGCTACTGCATGCCGCGCGGCATGGGCTGGCCGCAACCTCAGCCGGAACCGCCCAAGCCTGCCAAGCACTCCTGGATCGCCGACCATCCGGATTACCCCCTGGCTCACCACAAGGTGAGCCACCTCACGCCGTTCTGGATTGCCGAGGGCAAGCAGAAGATCAACGTCTATTTCTCCTACCAGGACAACGCGGTGTACACCAACCCGGGGTCGGACGCGGTGTGGGGCAAGCTGTACCGTGACGAGAAACTGATTCCGTTCTACGTTTCCATGAGCCCTTTCATGGGCGAGGAAACGGCGCTGGCCGACATCATCCTGCCCGACTGCCCCTATCTCGAGCGCTGGGAGCCGGAGTCCATGCCCAATTCCCTGTGGCCGTGGCTGGGCATTCGCCAGCCGGTGATCAAGTCGCTCGGCGAATCGCGCGAGAACCGCATCATGATGCGCGACATCATTCACAAGCTGGACCCGGACGGCAAACGCGGCATGAAGCAGTACTGGAACTTCAAGGACGGCGAGGACTACATGCGCCAGCACTTCGACAATGTGCCGGGGTTGAAGGAAGTGGGCGGCCTGGATTTCCTCAAAAAGCACGGCGTGTTCCCGATTTACGGCAAGCTCGACCCGGGCACCGGCAAGATCGTGGACAAGACCGGGCGCGAAATCCAGCCCGAATACGGCCTGCACAAGAAGGAACTGTCTTCCGCCGACATGACCGGCGCGGTGGTCGAGAAGGGCGGCGCCATCGTGAAAAACGGCAAGACCATCGGCGTCCAGCGCAAGGGCAAGAACTACGCCGGCTTCCCGACCAAGAATCGGATCATCAACGTGCGCGTGGACGAGTGGGCGGATTTTGGCTTCAACCCCATGCCGACCTTCAAGCAGATCCCCTGGCACAAGGAGATGAAGGACGACGAAATGATCCTCACCACCTACAAGATCAACGTCCACAAGCAGTCGCGCACCGCGGCGGTGAAGTGGCTGGCCGAGATCATGCACAGCAATCCGGTGTGGATGAACACCGAGACCGGCAAGAAGCTGGGCATAAAAACCGGCGACCTGGTGCGGGTGGAAAGCAAGGTCGGCCACATGGTCACCAAGGCCTATGTGTTCGAGGGCATTCATCCCAAGGTGGTGGCCATACCGACGGCATTCGGACACTGGGCCTATGGCAGGCTGGCCCAGCTCAAGCTGAAGAGCGAGAAGGGTGGCGCCTGGGGCGCGCAGGACGACCCGGACCTGAACAACGTGTGGTGGGAGGACAAGGGCGTCCACCCCAACCAGATCATTCCGGTAGTGGTCGACCCCATCGGCGGCTCCCAGGGATGGTTCGACACCGTGGTCAAGGTGACCAAGGCCGGACCCAACGACAAGTACGGCGACGTCCAGGCATCATGGGACAAGCACGTGGAAGCCTACAAGGAAACCATGCGCTACGCCTACACCGGCGACCTGCACCGCAAGATGCATCCGGAGATGGCCTCCTGGGGCGGACCGGAGAGCGTCAGGCACAAGGAGGGCGGCGGCCATTGA
- a CDS encoding sulfurtransferase TusA family protein — MGNETLIKPNIVVDMTGLVCPHPLLGAKRVLDDMKTGEVLLLKSNCPGTRDDLFSWAKATGNEVVRSEKSTEGVTEYYVRKGKKAALMPHVTLDVTGMVCPGPVIEARRFFNTMVQGQIMKLVSTCSSTRDEVGTWCAATGNVLLDTLETGPGVWTFFIRKG; from the coding sequence ATGGGAAACGAGACACTGATCAAACCAAATATCGTCGTGGATATGACGGGCCTGGTATGCCCACATCCCTTGCTGGGCGCGAAACGGGTACTGGATGATATGAAAACCGGCGAAGTGCTGCTGCTGAAATCCAATTGCCCCGGCACACGGGATGACCTGTTTTCCTGGGCGAAGGCGACGGGGAACGAGGTCGTTCGTTCCGAAAAGAGCACTGAAGGCGTGACCGAGTACTACGTGCGCAAAGGAAAAAAGGCGGCGCTCATGCCTCATGTGACGCTGGATGTGACTGGCATGGTCTGCCCCGGGCCGGTGATCGAGGCGAGAAGATTTTTCAACACCATGGTGCAGGGGCAAATCATGAAACTCGTCAGCACCTGTAGTTCCACCCGGGATGAGGTCGGAACTTGGTGTGCGGCGACCGGAAACGTGTTGTTGGACACCCTGGAAACCGGGCCGGGCGTATGGACTTTCTTCATCCGTAAGGGATGA
- a CDS encoding sigma-54-dependent transcriptional regulator: MSKQICLIEDDEIMGETLLVRLTLEGFSCDWYQRGQEALAALKDKNYNLVISDIRLPDISGDTLFRQLREAHAAIPPFIFITGFSDIETAVELLKLGAQDYLTKPFDLDALVEKARAILGEAEAETGVSLGVSPAMRHIEAMLPKLAAGNTSVLITGESGVGKERVALALHRLAHENRPFVAVNCGALTETLLEAELFGYEKGAFTGAQRTKKGVFEQADGGTLFLDEIGDMPLSMQIKVLRSIQERTIVRVGGETAIPVNFRLICATHRDLKAMVEAGEFREDLYYRVTVISLRIPPLRERKEDILWMAHRFLADLSAQHDGEIFVLQPSTERALLDYRWPGNIRELKHALERACVLTEGRALSPDAVFERPARSEIAASNKLSALDDYLAESERKYILDALEKHNWQIQICAAALGISRKNLWQKMRRLNISRE, from the coding sequence GATCATGGGCGAAACACTCCTGGTTCGCCTGACCCTTGAAGGCTTTTCCTGCGATTGGTACCAGAGGGGACAGGAGGCCTTGGCCGCGCTCAAGGATAAAAACTACAATCTGGTGATCAGCGACATCCGCTTGCCGGACATCAGCGGCGACACCCTGTTCCGCCAATTGCGGGAAGCCCATGCCGCCATTCCACCATTCATTTTCATCACCGGCTTCTCCGATATTGAAACAGCGGTGGAACTTCTCAAGCTGGGCGCTCAGGATTACCTGACCAAACCGTTCGATCTGGACGCGCTGGTGGAAAAGGCGCGCGCTATCCTCGGCGAAGCGGAGGCGGAAACCGGCGTATCGCTGGGCGTCTCACCCGCCATGCGCCATATCGAAGCGATGTTGCCCAAACTGGCCGCCGGCAACACGTCGGTGCTGATTACGGGAGAATCGGGGGTAGGCAAGGAGCGGGTTGCCCTCGCGCTGCATCGCCTGGCGCACGAAAACCGGCCATTTGTCGCGGTGAACTGCGGCGCGCTGACGGAAACGCTGCTGGAAGCCGAGTTGTTCGGGTATGAAAAAGGCGCCTTCACCGGCGCCCAGCGCACCAAGAAAGGCGTGTTCGAGCAGGCGGATGGAGGGACACTGTTTCTCGACGAAATCGGCGACATGCCTTTATCGATGCAGATCAAGGTGCTGCGCTCGATCCAGGAACGCACCATTGTCCGGGTTGGCGGCGAGACCGCCATCCCGGTTAATTTCCGGCTGATTTGCGCAACCCACCGGGACTTGAAGGCCATGGTGGAGGCCGGAGAGTTTCGCGAAGACCTCTATTACCGCGTCACAGTCATCAGCTTGCGGATTCCGCCCTTGCGGGAACGCAAGGAAGACATCTTGTGGATGGCGCACCGTTTCCTCGCAGACCTGTCGGCGCAGCACGACGGTGAGATATTTGTCTTGCAGCCCTCAACCGAACGCGCACTGCTTGACTATCGCTGGCCAGGAAACATCCGGGAACTCAAACATGCCCTGGAACGCGCCTGCGTCCTCACCGAAGGGCGGGCTCTCTCGCCGGACGCCGTTTTCGAGCGCCCCGCGAGGAGCGAAATCGCAGCCTCGAACAAGCTTTCCGCACTGGACGATTATCTGGCCGAAAGCGAGCGCAAATACATTCTGGACGCGCTGGAAAAACACAACTGGCAGATTCAAATCTGCGCCGCCGCGCTCGGCATTAGCCGCAAGAACTTATGGCAGAAGATGCGCAGGCTCAATATCAGCCGAGAGTAA
- a CDS encoding 4Fe-4S dicluster domain-containing protein encodes MLTQPEYRASRCTRYRYRYSACSRCADACPHEALELNDEGVTIRTAACQNCALCAAACPTEALLADNLPRIEVLKRAVKQPEVRFACAPSELQGDEIVPCLGALDAAMLAYLASRGIAVTLAGTQHCAECPHGARGEGRLGLHLEAVETLRRVVGNDKWADISVPDEREAELVKTGHNPSRRHLFRRFVGRGADQLTRPVSASEAQPIPLKAIRFAAPFSTAGRELLQILFNTPQELPVPLPSHAALLAAQVAIRPGCTACEACARACPTGAMQIRESGTAWSLGFEFTRCVGCGVCVEVCQPHVLYFKDEMENLAKAAEAMTLHALGKQRCTRCDRFFISPAPADICPICEGDDQDFASLFG; translated from the coding sequence ATGCTGACCCAGCCCGAATACCGCGCCAGCCGCTGCACCCGTTACCGCTACCGTTACAGCGCATGCAGCCGTTGCGCCGACGCCTGTCCTCACGAAGCGCTTGAGCTGAACGACGAGGGCGTCACAATTCGCACCGCGGCGTGCCAGAACTGCGCGTTGTGTGCTGCTGCCTGCCCCACCGAGGCGCTGCTGGCTGACAATCTGCCCCGCATCGAGGTGCTGAAGCGCGCCGTCAAACAGCCCGAAGTGCGCTTCGCCTGCGCGCCTTCCGAACTTCAGGGCGACGAAATCGTGCCCTGCCTGGGCGCCCTGGATGCGGCGATGCTGGCTTATCTCGCCAGCCGCGGCATTGCCGTCACGCTGGCCGGCACGCAACATTGCGCCGAATGTCCACATGGCGCGCGGGGAGAGGGCAGGCTGGGCCTCCATCTGGAGGCGGTCGAGACGCTGCGGCGCGTTGTCGGCAACGACAAGTGGGCCGATATTTCCGTGCCTGATGAACGCGAAGCCGAACTAGTCAAGACTGGGCACAACCCCTCCCGCCGCCACCTGTTCCGCCGCTTCGTTGGGCGCGGCGCCGACCAGTTGACGCGCCCGGTTTCAGCAAGCGAGGCGCAGCCCATCCCCCTCAAGGCGATCCGTTTCGCCGCGCCGTTTTCCACCGCAGGGCGGGAATTGCTGCAAATTCTGTTCAACACGCCACAGGAATTGCCTGTGCCCTTGCCCAGCCATGCCGCCCTGCTCGCTGCGCAGGTTGCCATCCGGCCCGGCTGCACCGCCTGCGAAGCCTGCGCCCGCGCCTGCCCCACCGGCGCGATGCAGATCAGGGAAAGCGGCACGGCCTGGAGCCTGGGGTTCGAGTTCACGCGCTGCGTCGGTTGCGGCGTGTGCGTCGAGGTGTGCCAGCCCCATGTTTTGTATTTCAAGGATGAGATGGAAAATCTTGCCAAGGCAGCCGAAGCGATGACCCTGCATGCTCTGGGCAAACAGCGCTGCACTCGCTGCGACCGCTTCTTCATCTCGCCCGCGCCAGCTGACATCTGCCCGATCTGCGAGGGGGACGACCAGGACTTTGCGTCGCTTTTCGGCTGA
- a CDS encoding DUF3579 domain-containing protein — translation MKKNRNTGEADWSDQPGAILILGVTRSGHAFRPGDWIDRLAGLYSTFSQDRSFRYSPYVRPVMARGARALLVDVRLRKREPTGFRFLKEFANENNLMIECIPGRAEKT, via the coding sequence ATGAAGAAGAACAGGAACACCGGGGAGGCGGATTGGTCGGATCAACCCGGCGCCATCCTGATTCTCGGTGTAACCCGCTCGGGACACGCCTTCAGACCGGGCGACTGGATCGACAGGCTGGCGGGGTTGTACTCTACTTTTAGTCAGGACCGATCGTTCAGGTATTCCCCTTACGTGAGGCCGGTCATGGCTAGGGGCGCGCGTGCCCTGCTGGTGGATGTCAGGCTGAGAAAGCGCGAGCCGACTGGCTTTCGCTTTCTGAAGGAGTTCGCCAACGAAAACAACCTGATGATCGAATGCATTCCAGGGCGAGCGGAGAAGACTTGA